A single window of Debaryomyces hansenii CBS767 chromosome F complete sequence DNA harbors:
- a CDS encoding DEHA2F07590p (highly similar to uniprot|P15624 Saccharomyces cerevisiae YLR060W FRS1 Beta subunit of cytoplasmic phenylalanyl-tRNA synthetase forms a tetramer with Frs2p to generate the active enzyme) encodes MPTIPVDKQDLFDLLGRSYTTEEFDELCFEFGIELDEDTTEECKGDERPQFKIEVPANRYDMLCIEGIAQALNEFLGKKSSPGFKYNPSKPEISLTIHKSTEQVRPYAASAILRNVQLDERRYDSFLALQDKLHTNLCRNRTLVAIGTHDLDTLTPPFTYEALPPSEINFIPLNQEKEMDGNQLMEFYEKDKHLGKYLHIIKDSPVYPVILDANRTVCSLPPIINSNHSKISAQTRNIFIDVTGTDRTKTEIVINQLVAMFAGYCKVPFEIEPIEIKSEHNKQDRITPDISARPFEAEIPYINSCLGLDLTGQEISDLLKRMSLHAKPSSKKDLIDIGIPITRPDILHQCDIMEDAAIAYGYNNLTKTKAKGDSLVAAPLPVNKIGDILRIASAQAGYLEVLPLTLCSHDENFKFLRTKDDNTTAVKLENPKTIEYQVVRTTLVPGLLKTIKENRKHSLPIKVFEAGDIVLKNPELERGAFNQRNWSAIYAGKTSGFEFVQGLLGKIMQTMRTSWLENPKESTERGYWIEQDDENPTFFPGRGAKVFFRAGDGSKEQHIGAIGVLHPEVMANFEIPYAASSVEINAEVFL; translated from the coding sequence ATGCCTACTATTCCAGTTGATAAACAAGATCTTTTCGATCTATTAGGTAGATCATATACTACTGAAGAATTCGACGAATTATGTTTTGAATTCGGTATTGAATTGGATGAAGACACTACTGAAGAGTGTAAGGGTGATGAAAGACCTCAGTTTAAGATTGAAGTTCCAGCAAATAGATATGATATGTTATGTATCGAAGGTATTGCTCAAGCtttgaatgaatttttgGGTAAGAAACTGTCCCCAGGTTTCAAATACAACCCATCGAAGCCAGAAATTTCTTTGACCATTCACAAGTCAACCGAACAGGTGCGTCCATACGCAGCCTCTGCCATTTTGAGAAATGTTCAACTTGATGAAAGACGTTATGATTCGTTCCTTGCTTTACAGGATAAATTGCATACCAACTTATGTCGTAATAGAACTTTGGTGGCTATAGGTACCCATGATTTGGATACACTTACTCCTCCATTCACATACGAAGCTTTACCACCTTCGGAAATTAACTTTATCCCATTAAACCAAGAGAAAGAGATGGATGGTAACCAGTTAATGGAATTCTACGAAAAGGATAAGCACTTAGGAAAATACTTACATATCATTAAGGACTCACCAGTATATCCTGTTATCTTGGATGCAAACAGAACCGTTTGTTCATTACCACCTATTATCAATTCTAATCACTCAAAGATTTCGGCCCAAACAAGAAACATCTTCATCGATGTCACCGGTACTGATAGAACCAAGACTGAGATTGTCATTAATCAATTAGTCGCTATGTTTGCCGGTTACTGTAAGGTACCATTTGAAATAGAACctattgaaataaaatctGAGCATAATAAGCAAGACCGTATAACACCAGATATCTCAGCAAGACCTTTTGAAGCTGAAATCCCATAtatcaattcttgtttAGGTTTAGATTTAACTGGCCAAGAAATCTCCGACTTGTTGAAAAGAATGTCTTTACATGCCAAACCTTCGTCTAAGAAAGACTTAATTGACATTGGAATTCCAATAACCAGACCTGACATTTTGCATCAATGTGATATCATGGAAGACGCGGCTATTGCTTACGGTTACAACAACTTAACCAAGACAAAAGCCAAGGGTGACTCCTTAGTTGCTGCACCATTGCCAGTGAATAAGATCGGTGATATATTAAGAATAGCCAGTGCTCAAGCCGGGTACTTGGAAGTATTACCTTTAACATTATGTTCGCACGAtgaaaacttcaaattcttaAGAACCAAAGACGACAACACTACTGCTGtcaaattagaaaatcCAAAGACAATTGAGTACCAAGTCGTCAGAACCACTTTAGTACCTGGTCTTTTGAAGACTATTAAGGAAAACAGAAAGCACTCTTTACCAATCAAGGTTTTTGAAGCTGGTGATATCGTTTTAAAGAACCCTGAGTTAGAAAGAGGTGCCTTCAACCAACGTAATTGGAGTGCCATCTACGCTGGAAAAACTTCCGGGtttgaatttgttcaaGGTTTATTAGGTAAAATCATGCAAACCATGAGAACCTCCTGGTTAGAAAACCCAAAGGAGTCCACCGAAAGAGGTTACTGGATCGAGCAAGATGACGAAAATCCAACCTTCTTCCCTGGAAGAGGTGCCAAGGTTTTCTTCAGAGCCGGTGATGGGTCCAAAGAACAACATATTGGTGCTATTGGTGTCTTGCATCCAGAAGTCATGGCAAATTTCGAAATTCCATACGCCGCTTCTTCTGTTGAAATCAACGCCGAAGTATTCTTGTAA
- a CDS encoding DEHA2F07502p (similar to uniprot|P43582 Saccharomyces cerevisiae YFL010C WWM1 WW domain containing protein interacting with Metacaspase (MCA1)): MVTNDSKNTPNVPEGWLAKFDDKYNTFFYVNLKTKKSQWEAPSGTSFEPKSADEVLPPPYSPTSSSGARAQYQTQDRPQAQPQVQSQPQPHVQQYPPQQGYPQGYPPQGYGYPPQQGYPPQGYGYPPQQQYMQQKPQRSRMGGMGGLGMGLGGGMLGGMLLGNMMGNNEMEAYHDGFQDGGMSGGDDMGGDMGGDMGGGDF; this comes from the coding sequence ATGGTTACCaatgattcaaaaaataCGCCAAACGTTCCAGAAGGCTGGTTAGCCAAATTcgatgataaatataacaCGTTTTTCTACGTCAACTTAAAGACTAAGAAGTCACAATGGGAGGCACCTTCAGGCACATCATTCGAGCCTAAGTCTGCTGATGAAGTGTTGCCACCTCCTTACAGTCCTACATCATCTAGTGGTGCTCGAGCACAATACCAAACTCAGGATAGACCACAAGCTCAACCACAAGTTCAATCTCAACCTCAACCTCATGTTCAGCAATATCCTCCACAACAAGGATATCCACAGGGATATCCACCCCAGGGATATGGATACCCCCCACAACAAGGATATCCACCCCAAGGATATGGATACCCACCTCAGCAACAATACATGCAACAGAAACCACAAAGGTCCCGTATGGGGGGCATGGGGGGCTTAGGCATGGGTCTTGGTGGTGGTATGCTTGGTGGTATGCTTTTAGGTAATATGATGGGCAACAACGAGATGGAAGCATATCACGATGGGTTTCAAGATGGAGGTATGAGTGGTGGTGATGATATGGGTGGTGACATGGGTGGTGACATGGGTGGTGGTGATTTCTGA
- a CDS encoding DEHA2F07568p (similar to uniprot|P07560 Saccharomyces cerevisiae YFL005W SEC4 Secretory vesicle-associated Rab GTPase essential for exocytosis): MSGRAPSRSYDMIMKLLLVGDSGVGKSCLLLRFVEDKFNPSFITTIGIDFKIRTIESNGKKIKLQVWDTAGQERFRTITTAYYRGAMGIVLIYDVTDSRTFENVENWYSTVTQHANEDAQIFLVGNKCDDEENRQVSKEQGQELASKLNIPFLEASAKSNENVDPIFYELAGIIQEKHVNTEGAQTASSAGGVDVSQTPNTFKSNCC; encoded by the coding sequence ATGAGTGGTAGAGCCCCATCTAGATCATACGATATGATcatgaaattattgttagTCGGAGATTCAGGCGTTGGAAAATCGtgtttattattaagaTTTGTTGAAGATAAGTTCAATCCATCGTTCATTACCACCATCGGGattgatttcaaaatcagaaCCATCGAAAGTAATGGTAAAAAAATCAAGTTACAAGTTTGGGATACTGCAGGTCAAGAGCGTTTTAGAACCATTACAACAGCATACTACAGAGGTGCCATGGGTATTGTATTAATCTATGATGTTACTGACTCCAGGacttttgaaaatgttgaaaattggTACCTGACTGTGACTCAACATGCCAATGAAGATGCCCAAATCTTTTTAGTTGGTAATAAGTgtgatgatgaagagaaTAGACAAGTTTCAAAGGAACAGGGCCAAGAATTAGcatcaaaattgaacatTCCATTTTTAGAAGCTAGTGCTAAGAGCAATGAAAATGTTGATCCTATTTTCTACGAGTTAGCAGGAATCATCCAAGAAAAACACGTCAACACGGAAGGAGCACAAACTGCTTCATCTGCCGGCGGAGTTGACGTTTCACAAACCCCCAATACATTCAAATCTAACTGCTGTTAA
- a CDS encoding DEHA2F07524p (weakly similar to uniprot|P43582 Saccharomyces cerevisiae YFL010C WWM1 WW domain containing protein interacting with Metacaspase (MCA1)) → MVETDPKNPPNVPKGWLAKYDEKYKAFFYVDLRTKKSQWEAPSFEHADKVSPPPYSPTTSNGAQFQSQNQPRPNPQQPHPQSQLPPQGYGQPSQQQQGFAPQQQYVQQMPQNTHIGGMGGMGGMGIGGGMLGGMLLGNMMGSRRHSRRMPRRSRRC, encoded by the coding sequence ATGGTAGAAACAGATCCTAAGAATCCTCCAAATGTTCCAAAAGGTTGGCTTGCGAAATACGATGAGAAATATAAAGCCTTTTTCTACGTCGACTTAAGGACGAAGAAGTCGCAATGGGAAGCTCCTTCATTCGAACATGCTGATAAGGTGCTGCCACCCCCCTACAGTCCCACCACATCCAATGGTGCTCAATTCCAATCCCAAAATCAGCCTAGACCCAATCCTCAACAACCACACCCTCAACTGCAACTTCCTCCCCAAGGATACGGGCAACCTTCTCAGCAGCAACAAGGGTTCGCACCTCAGCAGCAGTACGTGCAGCAAATGCCGCAAAACACGCATATAGGTGGTATGGGTGGTATGGGTGGTATGGGTATTGGTGGTGGTATGCTCGGTGGTATGCTTTTAGGAAATATGATGGGATCAAGACGACACAGCAGACGTATGCCAAGACGGTCACGTAGATGCTAG
- a CDS encoding DEHA2F07546p (highly similar to CA2680|CaMCI4 Candida albicans CaMCI4 NADH dehydrogenase (ubiquinone)): protein MRFTRVLRQAEEVLVKAASGNPTGLTGIYQHPNPRPALIALYNHTLTVLDTKFPKESVYKQSVEALTRNRLKVVQEEEITENIENKIGGGLIEEIIIQAHEELGLANDLSSLKCWEELEEKPLDDQWVYFGKKI from the coding sequence ATGAGATTTACCAGGGTATTGAGACAAGCAGAAGAAGTTTTAGTTAAGGCCGCAAGCGGTAACCCAACCGGTTTGACAGGTATTTACCAACACCCAAACCCAAGACCTGCATTAATCGCTTTGTACAACCATACCTTAACTGTTTTAGATACGAAGTTCCCAAAAGAATCAGTCTACAAACAATCAGTTGAGGCTTTGACCAGAAACAGATTGAAGGTtgttcaagaagaagaaattactGAAAACATTGAAAACAAGATCGGAGGTGGTTTGATCGAAGAAATTATCATACAAGCACACGAAGAATTGGGTTTAGCCAATGATTTGAGTCTGTTGAAATGTTGGGaggaattagaagaaaagcCATTAGACGATCAATGGGTCTACTTTGGTAAGAAGATCTAA
- a CDS encoding DEHA2F07458p (similar to CA2063|IPF7859 Candida albicans IPF7859 unknown function) yields the protein MDAKIYLQSYGWKEGEALKQGGLRKPILVKHKKDTKGLGHDTNDAEAWWERLFDGQLKNLEVKNGSAGAVSFEQNNEAVEKDVRKATSPLYRMFVKGQGLAGTVGKTKHTQVKSTKLDGSKVFEAVTENLKEDGPIKSSKSKSNKKDKDIKEKKVRDKKSKKDKEEKKNKKKSKKNEKIELDKVDLETKKITKEKKEKKEKKEKKTKRIESDKKDKDEKIRSSSTNKSEKKRKRDDKMEKDDSSSKKKKKSVTTA from the coding sequence ATGGATGCAAAGATTTACTTACAGTCCTATGGATGGAAAGAAGGAGAAGCATTGAAACAAGGGGGTTTGAGAAAACCAATTCTTGTCAAACATAAAAAAGACACTAAAGGTTTAGGACATGATACTAATGATGCTGAGGCATGGTGGGAAAGACTTTTCGATGGGCagttaaaaaatttagaaGTGAAAAATGGATCAGCAGGTGCAGTTAGCTTTGAGCAAAATAATGAAGCGGTGGAGAAAGATGTTAGGAAGGCAACCTCACCGTTATATAGAATGTTTGTTAAAGGCCAAGGTTTGGCTGGAACTGTTGGGAAGACCAAACACACACAAGTCAAGAGCACTAAATTAGACGGATCCAAGGTGTTCGAAGCGGTAACAGAGAACCTCAAGGAAGACGGTCCAATTAAAAGTAGCAAGTCCAAGAGCAACAAGAAGGATAAAGATATAAAGGAAAAGAAAGTACGCGataaaaaatcaaagaaagataaggaagagaaaaagaataagaagaagagtaaaaagaatgaaaagATAGAATTGGATAAAGTAGACTTGGAAACTAAAAAAATAACGAAGGagaaaaaagaaaagaaggaaaagaaggaaaagaagaCTAAAAGGATAGAATCCGACAAGAAAGATAAAGACGAAAAAATACGGTCAAGTAGTACAAATAAATCTGAAAAGAAACGTAAGAGGGACGATAAGATGGAAAAAGATGATTCTTCCtctaagaagaagaaaaagtcGGTAACCACTGCTTAA
- a CDS encoding DEHA2F07480p (weakly similar to uniprot|Q01846 Saccharomyces cerevisiae YML104C MDM1 Intermediate filament protein required for nuclear and mitochondrial transmission to daughter buds), with product MSMNNDVQLSFQTKHGIIFRIGTWLATIFVITFITRYTLKYWISILFGFLTCISIAFYLIIGDSSVKPIPNYSKKSTRFSFVDEEKWSHELHKLYKDTRMLNEPVIEQSFLISETLEDFINLIIKEFIDSWFVQISNSTVFQDSIRQELKYVIRNLHERFTQLDFAKLLVFRILPIIHDHFNHFVKIQHGIRLNGNTSKLPTGSMEYAIAAARQYDRGKVHPGVTVSMNSNDVNEKKHLRNKVDSILPHLLSPEENTNKAGTSLVKEIISCTILSRVIHLLGDGDFYNLLIVNLIGDNIKHREQVKQLRAALEEHTRSLKRQTSKGISMTASSEYLQNYKRINKNSTIQKNMDNHSFNEALQCVSKVSSVAELKHLSSYTGFQLSRVKDENPGSSKEINVLLSRLNLLKSKIDNKLAQLSITSEKKIHKDEDAANLTLLDILNNSVGLKFFTEFMNDRSRSQLFQLWLAIDEIRAPLEDIDIEEDGEARLSLSLEFSNLGDIVEIYREFFQNSSLEIDRDVFNRVESFVNNKDPIYKLELYQKSRKALFKLQNNIYESISNDDFPPFKKSELFLKLLETHIFDSKPDEINSPMSWSSSGKRKIKQISDPLEDSSESEADEVSPGVIKAVEDAFTQIMNSSDDKKSEIISDSKNSNSRSSSADIAESTSNNPISTIHLKKDLFGESSNLFTDDSVNFSNGNRNSKLFDDISDHSFSDSDSINFDSDSQNQNINLSNPSHSDSQIFLAAPGNLRLAEEISKLSEEIDKLSEQQAVLSPLLKKAELTNNVGELKILRKSKVSLDREINAKELQKQQFIVQENDNSLYGKSRVSIQSYISNNENGKNYILYIVEVQKLSSENQNNVTAGWIVARRFSQFFRLNEYLKSRYPLVVNIKFPKRTVSVLKFQQKQIVEQRKALLEEYLQQLLKIPEVCSNKVFRSFLSSENFTSRNSQSIDGNTNVNLSKLRNSVEIVANKLYNGISGKISSNSLSNADKSFPLPDQPMEKYMKDMQKELRQFDESEHTNSIEKPVFVKPVCDLLISVFRLNTPKSWLRGRALLVILHQVFGNTLEKKAYEVIDFFLRTEENVLDLLIWGKNIIFPMGRLMEPPEPRNSYQRSTTKQEAKALLEIFMQETCSKIFGLANTTYACNNIFELLQNGFLNKHLILQIFDEIINQLFPEASTDVSSVSV from the coding sequence ATGTCAATGAATAATGACGTGCAATTGTCATTTCAAACCAAACACGGGATAATATTTCGTATTGGAACCTGGTTAGCAACGATTTTTGTCATTACTTTCATTACCAGGTATACCTTAAAATACTGGATACTGATTTTATTTGGGTTTCTTACTTGCATTTCTATTgctttttatttgataattggGGATTCCTCTGTCAAACCTATTCCGAATTATAGTAAAAAGTCAACACGATTCAgttttgttgatgaagaaaagtGGAGCCATGAACTTCATAAACTTTATAAAGATACTAGGATGCTTAATGAACCAGTAATTGAGCAATCATTTCTAATATCTGAAACTCTTGAAGActttattaatttgattattaaGGAATTTATAGACAGCTGGTTTGTACAAATTTCGAACAGTACTGTTTTTCAAGATAGTATTAGACAGGAATTAAAGTATGTTATACGAAACTTACACGAGAGGTTTACCCAACTTGACTTTGCTAAGCTATTAGTGTTTCGAATCTTGCCTATAATTCATGATCATTTCAACCACTTTGTCAAAATTCAGCATGGCATTAGGCTAAACGGGAATACCTCCAAACTTCCCACGGGATCAATGGAATATGCCATCGCAGCTGCACGTCAATATGATAGAGGTAAAGTGCATCCAGGTGTTACTGTttcaatgaattcaaatgaCGTTAATGAGAAGAAACATCTAAGGAATAAGGTCGATTCAATTCTTCCACATCTCTTATCTCCAGAAGAAAATACCAATAAGGCGGGAACTTCATTGGtgaaagaaattatatCGTGTACGATATTATCAAGGGTGATTCACTTATTAGGAGATGGTGATTTTTATAATCTTTTAATTGTGAACCTTATCGGTGATAATATAAAGCATAGGGAACAAGTTAAGCAATTACGGGCTGCATTAGAAGAACATACTAGACTGTTAAAACGCCAGACTTCAAAAGGTATATCAATGACTGCATCATCTGAATATCTTCAGAAttataaaagaataaataaaaatagtACTATCCAGAAAAACATGGATAATCATTCGTTTAATGAAGCATTGCAGTGTGTTTCTAAGGTTTCAAGTGTCGCTGAGTTAAAGCATTTACTGCTGTATACGGGTTTTCAATTATCAAGAGTCAAGGACGAAAATCCTGGATCGtccaaagaaattaatgTTTTATTGTCTAGGCTAAATTTACTTAAATCTAAAATTGATAACAAGTTAGCTCAACTATCAATTACAtcagaaaagaaaatacaTAAGGATGAAGATGCTGCAAACTTGACGTTATTggatatattgaataacAGTGTAGGCttaaaattcttcactGAATTCATGAATGACAGAAGTAGATCACAATTGTTTCAGCTTTGGTTGGCCATAGATGAAATTAGAGCTCCTCTTGaggatattgatattgagGAAGATGGAGAAGCTCGCTTATCTCTATCTCTTGAATTCTCCAATTTAGGAGATATCGTCGAGATATACAGGGAGTTTTTTCAGAATTCAAGTCTCGAAATTGATCGGGACGTGTTTAACAGGGTCGAGAGTTTTGTTAATAATAAGGATCCTATTTACAAGTTAGAATTATACCAGAAATCCAGAAAGGCGCTCTTCAAGCTAcagaataatatttatgaaaGCATTAGCAACGATGATTTTCCACCTTTCAAGAAATCAGAATTGTTTTTAAAATTACTTGAGACGCATATTTTCGATTCAAAACcagatgaaattaattcacCAATGTCGTGGTCTTCGTCTGGTAAACGGAAGATTAAACAAATAAGCGACCCCTTAGAAGATTCTAGTGAAAGCGAAGCTGATGAAGTCAGTCCTGGTGTTATCAAGGCTGTAGAAGATGCGTTCACTCAGATTATGAATAGTTCTGATGATAAGAAGAGTGAAATAATATCCGATTCAAAAAACTCTAACCTGCGTTCCTCTTCTGCGGACATTGCAGAGTcaacttcaaataatccaaTTCTGACAATACATTTaaaaaaagatttatttgGTGAATCTTCTAATTTGTTTACAGATGATAGCGTTAACTTCTCAAATGGCAATAGAAATTCTAAACTATTTGACGATATAAGTGACCATTCTTTCTCTGACAGCGATTCGATAAACTTTGATTCGGACTctcaaaaccaaaatataaatttactGAACCCTTCACATTCAGACctgcaaatatttttagCAGCACCCGGGAACCTCCGCTTagcagaagaaatatctaaattaagtgaagaaattgataaattatcagAGCAGCAGGCTGTTTTAAGcccattattgaaaaaggcAGAGCTCACAAATAACGTCGgtgaattaaaaattttgagGAAATCCAAAGTTAGTTTAGATAGAGAAATTAATGCAAAGGAATTACAGAAACAGCAGTTCATTGTTCAAGAAAACGATAACAGTTTGTATGGGAAATCTCGGGTAAGCATTCAGTCATATAttagtaataatgaaaatgggAAGAATTATATCCTCTATATTGTTGAAGTACAAAAATTATCTAGTGAGAATCAAAACAATGTCACTGCTGGATGGATTGTTGCAAGAAGATTCAgtcaatttttcagattAAATGAATACTTAAAGTCTAGATATCCACTAGtagtaaatataaaatttcctAAAAGAACAGTTCTGGTTTTAAAGTTTCAACAAAAGCAAATAGTCGAACAAAGGAAAGCCTTACTTGAAGAATACTTACAGCAGCTACTAAAAATCCCTGAAGTATGTTCTAACAAAGTATTCAGATCGTTTCTATCTTCTGAGAACTTCACTCTGAGAAATAGTCAATCTATCGACGGAAATACTAACGTCAATTTGAGTAAACTAAGAAACAGTGTGGAGATAGTTGCAAATAAGCTTTATAACGGTATCTCAGGCAAAATATCACTGAACTCATTAAGTAATGCGGATAAGTCTTTTCCTTTGCCTGATCAACCAATGGAAAAGTATATGAAGGATATGCAAAAGGAGTTGAGGCAGTTTGACGAGTCGGAGCACACAAATAGCATAGAAAAGCCTGTTTTCGTTAAGCCTGTATGCGATCTATTGATATCTGTTTTTAGACTCAATACGCCAAAGAGTTGGTTACGAGGCAGGGCCCTTTTAGTCATCCTACACCAGGTATTTGGTAATACTCTAGAGAAAAAAGCATATGAGGTGATAGACTTTTTCTTGAGAACCGAAGAAAATGTGCTTGATCTATTAATATGGGGTAAAAACATCATATTTCCCATGGGGAGGCTTATGGAACCACCAGAACCGCGAAACTCGTATCAGAGATCAACGACAAAACAAGAAGCTAAAGCCCTccttgaaatattcatgCAAGAAACTTGttccaaaatatttggcTTAGCGAACACTACATATGCATGCAACAACATATTCGAATTGCTTCAGAATGGTTTTCTAAACAAGCATctaattttgcaaattttcGACGAGATAATCAACCAATTGTTTCCGGAAGCATCCACCGATGTTTCATCGGTTTCTGTATAG